The Dioscorea cayenensis subsp. rotundata cultivar TDr96_F1 chromosome 8, TDr96_F1_v2_PseudoChromosome.rev07_lg8_w22 25.fasta, whole genome shotgun sequence genome segment GGTGGATTCAGATAGCTCCACTGATGCTGCTTTTGCTTCAAGAATTGGCGGTACCACATTCAAAAAtcttttgagaatttgaatttgctaaatgaattaaatgaagaacattCTCCTCATCGGGCAGATTATGGCACAATGGTTGGGTGTAATGAAGTGGACATCCAAGGGGGAGATGGCTCATACTTGAATGAGAAGAACAAGTCTGAATATAAAATCAGTTGCTGGTGGTGATTTTTCTAGCGGTAATTGTTCGATTAGTGAACTTGGAGAAAACACAATGTATGATGCAGAGATGAGAGGCAACCTTCAGAAAGTATCATATATGCAGAATTGCGATGATCTGACCTctgatgaattaaaaataaagcgGATTGAGGAGTGGATTAGCCAAATTGAGATTCCGAGTGGTTTTtctgttgaagaagttggggaGAGTTCTGAAACTGCTTCTAAGAAGGACTCCCATGCTGCAGCTGGTGCATCTCCTGGAAAGCCTGATGCTAGAAATAGTGCTGGCATGGAAGTGGCTAGTGCATACATCTCATCCTTGTCTCCGGCAGCCACTTCAGTGCAGATAACAAATCTTGGGTTGGTTTTGGTTCCGATCCTTAGTTCATTTGCTGGTTTAAAGGTGCTAAATTTATCTGGAAATGCGATAGGTATTGTGCAACTTATTTCTGAAATGGTTTATATTGGTTGGCTGTACTATGCAATTCACCCGAATTTATGATTTGATATTTGCAACATCTTGTTCAGTCAGGATAAATGCTGGGGTTCTTCCAAAGAGTCTTCAGATGCTAAATCTTTCAAAGAACAATATGGCGGTAATTGAAGGTCTCCGTGATCTAACTCGTCTTCGCGTACTAGACCTGAGTTTCAACCGAATTTCTAGAATTGGTCATGGTATGGGAGTATATCAATTAGTGTCAAacttgatctttttttttaaatcattgatcAGCATATACACATTTTCTTgattataatcatattttttatgttttaaactcCTAATGCAATAGTAAGCACATTGTTTGCCTTGAAGGTTTGGCCTCTTGTTCCTCTCTAAAGGAGCTTAATCTAGCTGGTAACAAGATCAGTGAAGTAGAAGGCCTTCACAGACTCCTCAAGCTGTACTTTCTAGACCTGCGATTCAACAAGATCTCAACATCAAAGGGGCTCGGCCAATTAGCTGCAAACACATCCTTGCAAGCCATTAATTTGGAAGGCAATCCGGCTCAGAGAAATGTGGGTGATGAACAGCTGAAGAAATACCTTCTGAGTCTATTGCCCAGCTTGGTTTACTTCAACAAGCAGACCATCAGAGCAAGCTCTTCAAAAGAAGTTGCCTCTCTTCAGTTTGAACGAGGCTGAGAACAAGCCACAAGAACACACGAAGAACCCATGGTTCTGGGCTACACAAGGGTTCAGCTGCATCTAGCTCAAGTCATGCTTTTAGGGCTCTCTACTGAAGCATAGCTTCTTCTAAGGGCAGGCATGAGCACAGTGTCTCTGCAGGAACCAAACCTGCAAATCATCTGCGAAACATAAACACCAAACCCCTGAGCTTGCAGCCAGCTGATGTTATTAGGGAGGATTCGCAGTGAGGGAGGCTTTAAAGAACATTAATGATGGATGTGtggatatttttttctcaccaTGCATGCAACTGTCTCTGCATAATGCAAGAATGGCTTGAAGGTGTTATGTTTTTCTCATAAACAAAATCAGATG includes the following:
- the LOC120266759 gene encoding leucine-rich repeat-containing protein 9-like; the encoded protein is MRRTSLNIKSVAGGDFSSGNCSISELGENTMYDAEMRGNLQKVSYMQNCDDLTSDELKIKRIEEWISQIEIPSGFSVEEVGESSETASKKDSHAAAGASPGKPDARNSAGMEVASAYISSLSPAATSVQITNLGLVLVPILSSFAGLKVLNLSGNAIVRINAGVLPKSLQMLNLSKNNMAVIEGLRDLTRLRVLDLSFNRISRIGHGLASCSSLKELNLAGNKISEVEGLHRLLKLYFLDLRFNKISTSKGLGQLAANTSLQAINLEGNPAQRNVGDEQLKKYLLSLLPSLVYFNKQTIRASSSKEVASLQFERG